The region GGATTGGTGGGGAAACCCGCGTCCAGCGCGAAATTCTCCGCCACGCTCAGGGAGTCGAACAGGCCAAGATCCTGATGAACAAATCTCAGTCCGGCGGCACGGGCGCGGCGCGGGGTCACCTGCCTGGCCGGAAGGTTTTCTCCGTGGATGCTGATCGTGCCTGCATCGGCCTGGTAGACGCCGGCGAGGCACTTGATCAGTGTCGATTTGCCCGACCCGTTGCCCCCGAGCAGCGCATGGATGGTTCCGCCGTTGACCGTCAGGTCCACACCCGAGAGCGCTTTGGCGCCGGCGAATGACTTCACCAGCCCGTGTGCGGCCAAGGCAACGGTCCCTGCTTGGTCATCCGCACGTTCCGTGCCCGCGGCTGCCGCGGGCACGGAACGGCGGTTTTCGTTATGAGCAGCCACTACTTGCCCCAAGCCTCCAGATAGGCCTGCTTGAAATCGATTTCCGGGTTGTACGTGAAGGAGGTGCCGTCGGCGGGCATATTGGTTTCCGCGTCCACCACCTGGAGCCCGACGCCGGAGGCGGCAATCTCCTGATCAGCCAGCAGTCTCAGAGCGGTGTCCACACCGGACCAGCCGTCCCACTCCAGGCTGAAGGTAACTGATGCATCCTGTCCTTCGCCTGCCGCAATCAGGTCCAGGTTGCTGCGTTGGCCGAAGGTGCCGATGACGGCCAGCTTGTCAGAACGCTGGGAAGACACAATGGCCTGCGAGAGACCTGCCAGGAACCAGCCGTCCAGCGGAACGGAGACGGCGTTGGCGTCCGGCGCCTGGAGCAGGGCGGTGGAGAGCTTCTGCGCCATGGTGCCGGTCGCTGCGTCCTGGTTGCTCAGCTGCAGTGTTCCCACGACTTCGCAGGTGTCACAGTCCGCAAGTTCGGCGTTCAGGCCGTCGCTGATCCAGGGCCCGAACCTGGCGTCGGCGAACGTCACTTCCAGCAGCTTCAGATCGCCGTCGGTCTGGCCGATCAGCCAGTCTGCCTGCAGTTGGCCGACCATGTTCCACCACTGCTCGTTGTCCAGTCCGTCCAGCTTCTGGGTTATGCCGGAGTACAGCGGCTCACCGCCGTCGATGTCACAGTCGTTTGCACCGACCCCGACCGTAGTGATTCCTGCCGCGCGGGCTTCCTCGAGGGGGCCCTGGAAACTGGAGCAGTCCTGGCCCATCACAAGGATGACGTCCGCGTTGGCACCCACACCCTGACGGATGCAGCTGGCCCAGCCGTTGGGATTGAGTTGGCCGTCACAGATGTTGCTTTGCCAGCCGATGGCTTCCGCTGCATCCGCTGCTGCCTGGGCAGGTGTCGAGCAGGTCACCTGTGACTGCCCGCAGGAGACAATCCAGGCCGTGAGGCCTTCAGGGACTGGAACCGATTCGGTGGGCGGGGTGCCAACCGTACCTTCATAAGCGGCGGCCAAAGCGTCGGTGTTCCCGGAGGTGGCTGCCGAAGCGGATTGTGTGTCAGCGGGTTCATTCTCTGCAGTTGCCGTACTGCAGGATGCCAGAGCGAGGCTGGCAATCAGCAAGGCGCTGAGTGCGCCCGGGACCTTCATTCTCGGCTTCGTGCTTCTCATCGGGTCTCCATTGACAGTCAAAGTTGAACGTGACGTACATCACGTTGCAACCACTGTGAAGGAGCCGGACTATGTGAGGAAGAGACTAATTGGGATACCTCGTATTTGCGAAACGGATAACCACGTGTGCGGGCCCCACAAAAGAACACCTGGGCCGGCTGTTAACCAGAAACTCTGCGGGTATCCAGAAACGCTGCGGGAATGGAAACCAGGAACCGAGGCAGGACCGGCCGCAGTCTTCCCAACCGCTAGGACGGGTCTCCGCCGGAGATCCCAGGCCAGCCCAGGGCCAGGTACATCTCCGGCACCCCGGCATACTCCCGGTCCAACCCGGGAAAGTGCCCCAGTCCGGCGGCGAGGGCGGTTCGCTGGGAGCCGGTGTTCGTCGTCGTCGTGCGGGCCAGGATCGGCAGCTCCGGCATCAGCTTCCGGCCGAGGCGCACCCCTTCAACCGCTCCCTCTTTCGCGTAGCCCCTGCCCCAGACCGCCGGGTCGTAGCGGTAGTACAGATTCAGGATGGTCCGGCTGTCCACCACGGCGCGCTGCAGTCCGGTGAAACCGACGACGGTCTCCGGCGCCTCGTGTTCGGCCACCGCCCAGTAGCCGAAGCCCTCCCGGTCCCAGTGGTCCAGGAAATCCTGCAGGCTCCTTGTCACGGATTCCACGGTGGGGGTATGCGGATTGTGCCGGTTGGTCCGGGGGTCCGTGTGGATCCGGACGGCGGCATCGTAGTCCGCCCGTTCAAGCCTGCGCAGCAGCAGTCGCTCGGTGCTCAGGGGAGTCCAGTCGCTCGGGTCTTGGCGCATGCGCCCATCCTAAGCGGGGCCTCCCCCGGTTCCGTTCAACAGGCTTAGGGGAATCGAACCCCTGACCTGTCACCCGATCATGGGCAGCAAGGTATTCTTCCGAGCATGACAATTCCCGGGGGTACCGAATCCGACAACCGCTCAAGTGACGCCGTCACGTATTTCTGTGGTGCGGTCGCCATGCTGATGTTCTCAATACTCGCTTTCGGAAACGCGTCCGAATGGTTCGACTACGTTTCCGGTGCCATTTGGCTCGGTTTCGCCGCGGCACTTGGCTACCGGGGTTTCCGCCCGGGAGCGGTCTGAGCCGGATCGGCCCGAGCCTTCAATGACCCCAATGACCCCCAGAACGTTCCCTTTCTCGCCGACGTCCGCCACCTCGCTCATGGTCGGTGACTTGGTCCCCGTACAGGGCCTGTCCGGCAATTGGGCGTGCCTGCAGGTCGTGGAAGTCCGGCCTCTGAAGCGCAAGAATTTCATCGTGGCCCTGCTGCCTTGGCGCGGCGGATCGGCGCCCGGCACCGCCGAGGTGGCGGGACTCGTCCCGCTGGAACGGGCGTTGACCCGGATCGAGATCTTCACCGAAGGTCACCTGCAGGTGATCGGGAATGCAGAGCCGAACGATGCAGGGCAGGAGCGGTGGTACGGCCCGCTCTATGTGGGCAGGACAACCTCCGTGTGGGGGTGGAAGGCGACGATCCGGCTTGCCCAGGACGTTGCAGACAGCGGGCTGTCACTCGCGGACCCGGCCTAGTCCAGCACCCGGCCCACATGCTGCAGCCAGCGCGCGACGACGGCCAGCTCCTCGGCGCTGAACCCGTCGGTAATCTTCCCGTTCAACTCGCTTAGGGCCGCTTGCACGACGCCGAGCGCGGCCTTCCCGTCGGCGGTCAGGTTCACCCGGATGGTCCGGCGGTCGGCCGGATCCGGTGCACGGGTGATGAGTCCGGCCTTTTCCAGCCGGGACAGTAGCCCGCTCAGCCCGGCCGGCGAGGAGTCCACTGCTTCGGCCACCTCGCCGGTGCTCGCGCCGGGACGGGTGGCCAGATACAGCAGCACCCCGGCGGCCGGTGCGCTCAGTCCGCGGTCCTCGCCCCGGCGTCCGATCCACCGCCGCAGCCTTCGCTCGGCGGTCAGCGTCAGGAAGATCAGCCGCGGCGGACGCCGACCAGCGCCACCCGTTCCGCCGTTGCCTCCCGCGGTCATGTCCGGTTCGCGATCCGCCCGTCCAGCCAGGCGAGGACTTCGGGCCACAGCTTGTCCTTGACGCCGCGTCGGAAGAAGCCCATGTGCCCAATGGTGGGTACCCCGGCGTCGTCGGGCGAGTAGGTACGCCGCTCCAGCGGGGCGTTGGTGAGCCGGCTGTAGATGGCGTTGATCTGTCCCGGGGTGGCCCAGAGGTCGTCGGTGAAGCCGATGGACAGCACCTCGGTCTTGACCCGGGCTGCGCGTTCGGCGGCGTCCATGCTGGGATCGTCGAAGAAGTAGTTGGGCCGGCGGGACCAGGAGCTCCACTCGAGCATGGCGCCGCCGGGCATGTCCTCACCCAGGCCCATTTTCCGGCCCGGCACGGCGCCGAGCAGCCGGCCGGTAAGCGGGCCGAGGACCCGCAGGACCAGTCCCACGCGCAGCCGCTCCTTCGGATCCTGGATGGTCTTGGTGACGCCGGCGTGCGAGGCGATGGCCACGAATCCGAGCAGTCCGTCCGTGCCGTTGTTCAGGGCCATCGCATGTCCGCCGATACTGTGCCCTACGGCCAGGCGCGGCAGGTCCGGGAACCGCGCGGCCATCCAGTCCGCGGCGGCGGGCACATCCTGGCCCATCCAGTCGCGCATCCGCAGCTTCCGGTTGGCCTTCGGACTGCCGGAGGCACCGGTTCCGCGGTAGTCGTAGGTCAGGACCGCGTACCCGTTTTCGGCCAGGTATTCGCTGAAGCCGGTGTACAGCCGCTCGGCCACCGCCGTGGCGGGGTGGATGACGACGGCGGCGCGGGGCGCGTCGTCGTCCGGCAGGCGCAGGGTGCCGGCGAGCGCGCCGCCCGCAGGGACGGGGATGCTGATCCGTTCGGACGTGACGGCTGACACACTATTATTTCGCATGCGAAGTAATCTACACGGGACAGCGGGTTTCGGGTACCCCTCGAAGCCCTACACCACCACAAGCTCCGTTCCGTCGGCCGCATGGTCGGCCAGCGCGACGCTCTGGATCGCCGGATCCTCATAGGTATTCCAGTAGTAGGTCATCGTCCGGGACGAGAAGAGCCCGGTGTAGGTGGTCTTCTCAAACTCGCCCGAGCCCATGGCCGCACTGCCGTCCACCATCGCAACCCCCTGCAGGGTATGGAACGCGCGGCTGACGTTGTCCTCTTCCGTCGTCTTGGGCGGGTAGTGCGCGTGGACGTAGGCCGCGCGCACAAACCGCGACGGCGAGTAGTAGTCGCCGGGGATCCCCCGCATCAGCGACCCCGAGCCGAACGGGGCCAAGTGTGCCTGGTTGAGCACAACCTCCTCGGGGAAATCGGGCGAGGCATTGAGGTAGTTGCGCAGGTTCTCGTGGTGCCAGCCGAAGCCGGGCTGGTTGGCCAGGACGTCAACGTCGTCGTGGAAGACGTGCATGCCGTCGTGTGTGTACTCCACCACGATGGATCGCGTCGAGTCGCCGATCAGCCAGTGCAGCAGCGAGCTCGGGTACTTCTCGTTGATCGGTTTGTCTACGATCACGACGTCGTCCAGTGCGGCCTCGACCTCGTCCACGGTGGAGAACTGGGAGGCCACCCAGAGCGGAAACTCGAAGGCGGCGACGTTCACCGCGCCGAAGGCCGGTTCGGACGCGTACTCCGCGTACCCCGGAAAGTTGAGGCCGCCGACGGCCAGGCCTGCGTCGTTTCCGCAGTCGAAGTACAGGGGCGTGTCTTCCTGAACGATGCCCATGCCGATGACGGCATGCTGGATCTTCGGCACCGCCCCGAAGGGCGACTTCGTGGCGTACCCGGTGGGCGTCACCACCACCCGCTCCCCGAAGTCAGACGTCCAGTCGAGGTTACGCGCGAAATAGAGGTTGCCGCTGCCGTCCGAGAACCTGATGCCTGTGCACATATGGATGCTCCCTGTTGCGGCGAAGCCCTGACGGTGCTTCGCCTGTTCGGTGGACCTATGCCGGAGAAGTTGCCCAGGAGTTACGGTGCCAACCAGCCCGCACCCTCCGTGCGCTTTCAGGTTAGGTCCGAACCCCGTGTCCGCGGCAGTCTCCCCGCCCTTCTCGAACCCGAAACCGCGCAGGTCATCGTGCACGAGGGGCGGCGTGCCTATAAAGGGAACCATGATGAACACCCCCGACACCCCGCTGGAGGTCTCCCTCCCCTTCACCGGGAAATGGAAGGTGCAGAACAGTCCCCTGCGGCGGGTGCCCAGCCACGGCACGCATCTGCTCGCCACTACCTACGCCATCGACTTTGTGGGCGTGGACGACGCCGGCCGGTCGGCTCCCGCGGTCAGCTGGCGTACCGCGTTCGGCACCGAGCCGCCGGAGCTGTTCTTCGCCTTCGGTCGCCCGATCCTGGCTCCGGTCAGCGGACAGGTGGTTACCGTGCACGACGGCGAAGCGGACCACGAGGCCCGCCGGTCGCAGCTGGCCCTCATCCCCTACCTGCTGGGCCAGCAGGCGCGGCTGCGGCAGGGCGCCGGGGCGATTGCCGGGAACTACGTCCTTGTCGAGACGTCCGACGGCGGCCCGGTGGTCGGGGTGATGCACCTGCGCTCCGGCTCGATCCGGGTTGGCACCGGTGAGCAGGTCCGCGAAGGCCAGCAGCTCGGGGACTGTGGGAACTCGGGCAACTCCACCCAGCCCCACGTGCATGTGCAGGCCATGGACGGAGCCGACCCGTGGACCGCCCGCGGATTGCCGCTGGTGTTCCGGTCCTTCGGTGAGAAGCCTGCCCGCGGCCGCACGTTTATCCCACGGGAGAACATGCTGCCGCAGGAGGCTTCGACGGTGGAAGCGCCCTGATGCACCCCAGCCGGGGCAGGCCTTATCCCCGCTCCGCCGCCGCACCAAAGGGGTCCGCCACCGTCCGCAGGCTTAAGTCAGTAACTCGCGCGCACGTCGTCATCCGCGGCAGGGAGATATTTAGCAGCCAGGGCTTCGCTGCCCCGGGCCAGGAGCGCGACGTCGGCACCCACCAGGATGAAGTCCACGCCGGCGTCGATATACCGGCGGGCAGTGGCCTCGGCGAACGCGTTCACGCCCACCGGTTTCCCGGCGGCCTTCACCATCCGGATGCAGTGCTCGACGGCGGCAATCACGTCGGGATGCTCCTGCTGGCCGAGGTGGCCCATGGACGCGGCGAGGTCCGCCGGCCCGATGAACAGCCCGTCCACCCCGTCGACGGCGGCAATCGCCTCCACGTTTTCGACGGCGGCGGCGGTCTCGATCTGCACCAGCAGCGTCACGGACTCGGCGGCATTCTCGAGGTACCCCTCGATCCGGTTCCAGCGCGAGGCGCGGGCCAGGGCGCTGCCCACCCCGCGGATGCCCAGCGGCGGATACCGGACGGCCCGGACCAGCTCGGCGGCCTGTTCCGGGGTATCGACCATGGGAATCAGCAGGTTCTGCGCGCCCAGGTCCAGGTACTGCTTGAGCAGCACCGCGTCCCCAATCGGCGGGCGGACCACCGCGGTGACCGGATAGCCATGCACGGCCTGCAGCTGGGCCAGCAGGGACTCGATCCCGTTGGGGCTGTGCTCGGCGTCGATCAGCAGCCAGTCCAGCCCGGACCCGGCGCAGATTTCGGCGACCAGCGGGCTGCCGGAGCAGACCCACATGCCGGTCTGCCGGCCCCCGGCGGCCAGCCGGGCGGCGAAGGTTTCTTCTACTCGAAGCGGCATGTGATGGTTCCCAACGGTCCGTAGTCGGCAAAGACGGTGTCGCCCTTGTATACCCACATCGGGCGGGTGAAGGAGCCGGCGAGGATGATTTCCCCGGCCTCCAGCGAGGTGCCGTGCACGGCGAGCTTGTTCGCCAGCCAGTACACGCCGGCGGCGGGATGGTTCAGCACTCCGGCGGCGACGCCGGTTTCCTCGATGCCCTGGTTGCGGTAGAGCAGGGCCGACACCCAGCGCAGGTCGACGTCGGCCGGCCGCACCGGGTTCCCGCCGACCACCATGGCGCCCATCGCCGCGTTGTCCGCGATGGTGTCCACGATGGTCCGGCCCTCCATCTCGATCCGGGAATCCAGGATTTCCAGTGCGGGCACCACGTAGTCCGTGGCGTCCAGGACGTCGAACAGCGTGCAGTTCGGCCCGGAGAGCGGCTTGCCCAGCACAAACGCCAGCTCCACCTCGATCCGCGGGTGCGTGTACCGGTCCCACTCCAGGGTGCAGCCGTTTTCCAGCACCATGTCGTCGAGGATGACGCCGTAGTCGGGTTCGGTGATGCCGGTGGCGGCCTGCATGGCCTTGGAGGTGAGGCCGATCTTGTGGCCGGCCAGGGACCGCCCGGAGGCGATCATCCGTTCCCGCCACAGGTTCTGCACGGCATAGGAGTCATCGATGGTCATGTCCGGGTAGCGCTCGGTCAGGCGCGGCACCGGAGTGCGGGTGCGTTGGGCTTCGAGCAGCTCATCGGCCACCGCCCGGAGAGTCTGGTTATCTAGCACGGCGATTCCTTGGTGTTCGGAGGATGCGACGACGACGACGGCGGCTTCAGCGCCGTCGTCGGGCCCGGTCTAGAGCTGGGTGCCGATCTTGAAGCCCTGCGCGGGCTCGCCGGAGGAGCTGTCGTCGTCGTCGGGGCGGGTGTAGGAGAACCCGTCCGCGCCGATGGTGACCGCCATTTCGGAGGTTTCGGTGCGGGCGGTGAGCGGCTGCGGGTTGCCGTCCAGATCCAGCACCAGGGAGGCCTCGGTGTACCAGGACGGGACCACGGGATTGCCCCACCAGTCGCGGCGCTGGTTGTCGTGGACGTCCCAAGTGATGGTCGGGTTGTCCGGATCGCCCGTGTAGTAGTCCTGCGTGTAGATCTCGATGCGGTGGTCGTCCGGATCCAGGATGTAGAGGTAGAAGGCGTTGGAGACGCCGTGCCGGCCGGGGCCGCGTTCAATCCGGTCGGAGATGCGCAGGGCGCCCATCTTGTCGCAGATCTGGATGATGTTGTGCTTTTCGTGCGTGGCGAAGGCCATGTGGTGCATGCGCGGGCCGTCGCCGCCGGTCAGGGCGGTGTCATGGACGGTGTGCTTGCGGTGCATCCAGGCGGCGTAGGTGACGCCGTCGGAATCCTTGATGTCCTCGGAGACGCGGAAGCCGAGGTCCTCC is a window of Arthrobacter sp. zg-Y1171 DNA encoding:
- a CDS encoding MarR family winged helix-turn-helix transcriptional regulator, whose translation is MTAGGNGGTGGAGRRPPRLIFLTLTAERRLRRWIGRRGEDRGLSAPAAGVLLYLATRPGASTGEVAEAVDSSPAGLSGLLSRLEKAGLITRAPDPADRRTIRVNLTADGKAALGVVQAALSELNGKITDGFSAEELAVVARWLQHVGRVLD
- the hpaD gene encoding 3,4-dihydroxyphenylacetate 2,3-dioxygenase; the protein is MENRIPTPSIAPPDIVRCAYTDLVVTDLERSRKFYVDVLGLHVTEEDENAIYLRSLEEFIHHNLVLRKGPVAAVAALAYRVRTPEDVDVAEVYYQELGCRTERRKDGFVKGIGDSVRVEDPLGFPYEFFYETEHVERLTQRYDLYSAGELVRLDHFNQVTPDVPRGRAYLEDLGFRVSEDIKDSDGVTYAAWMHRKHTVHDTALTGGDGPRMHHMAFATHEKHNIIQICDKMGALRISDRIERGPGRHGVSNAFYLYILDPDDHRIEIYTQDYYTGDPDNPTITWDVHDNQRRDWWGNPVVPSWYTEASLVLDLDGNPQPLTARTETSEMAVTIGADGFSYTRPDDDDSSSGEPAQGFKIGTQL
- a CDS encoding alpha/beta fold hydrolase, which gives rise to MRNNSVSAVTSERISIPVPAGGALAGTLRLPDDDAPRAAVVIHPATAVAERLYTGFSEYLAENGYAVLTYDYRGTGASGSPKANRKLRMRDWMGQDVPAAADWMAARFPDLPRLAVGHSIGGHAMALNNGTDGLLGFVAIASHAGVTKTIQDPKERLRVGLVLRVLGPLTGRLLGAVPGRKMGLGEDMPGGAMLEWSSWSRRPNYFFDDPSMDAAERAARVKTEVLSIGFTDDLWATPGQINAIYSRLTNAPLERRTYSPDDAGVPTIGHMGFFRRGVKDKLWPEVLAWLDGRIANRT
- a CDS encoding GNAT family N-acetyltransferase, with translation MRQDPSDWTPLSTERLLLRRLERADYDAAVRIHTDPRTNRHNPHTPTVESVTRSLQDFLDHWDREGFGYWAVAEHEAPETVVGFTGLQRAVVDSRTILNLYYRYDPAVWGRGYAKEGAVEGVRLGRKLMPELPILARTTTTNTGSQRTALAAGLGHFPGLDREYAGVPEMYLALGWPGISGGDPS
- a CDS encoding HpcH/HpaI aldolase/citrate lyase family protein, yielding MPLRVEETFAARLAAGGRQTGMWVCSGSPLVAEICAGSGLDWLLIDAEHSPNGIESLLAQLQAVHGYPVTAVVRPPIGDAVLLKQYLDLGAQNLLIPMVDTPEQAAELVRAVRYPPLGIRGVGSALARASRWNRIEGYLENAAESVTLLVQIETAAAVENVEAIAAVDGVDGLFIGPADLAASMGHLGQQEHPDVIAAVEHCIRMVKAAGKPVGVNAFAEATARRYIDAGVDFILVGADVALLARGSEALAAKYLPAADDDVRASY
- the hpaH gene encoding 2-oxo-hept-4-ene-1,7-dioate hydratase produces the protein MLDNQTLRAVADELLEAQRTRTPVPRLTERYPDMTIDDSYAVQNLWRERMIASGRSLAGHKIGLTSKAMQAATGITEPDYGVILDDMVLENGCTLEWDRYTHPRIEVELAFVLGKPLSGPNCTLFDVLDATDYVVPALEILDSRIEMEGRTIVDTIADNAAMGAMVVGGNPVRPADVDLRWVSALLYRNQGIEETGVAAGVLNHPAAGVYWLANKLAVHGTSLEAGEIILAGSFTRPMWVYKGDTVFADYGPLGTITCRFE
- the bsh gene encoding choloylglycine hydrolase, with the translated sequence MCTGIRFSDGSGNLYFARNLDWTSDFGERVVVTPTGYATKSPFGAVPKIQHAVIGMGIVQEDTPLYFDCGNDAGLAVGGLNFPGYAEYASEPAFGAVNVAAFEFPLWVASQFSTVDEVEAALDDVVIVDKPINEKYPSSLLHWLIGDSTRSIVVEYTHDGMHVFHDDVDVLANQPGFGWHHENLRNYLNASPDFPEEVVLNQAHLAPFGSGSLMRGIPGDYYSPSRFVRAAYVHAHYPPKTTEEDNVSRAFHTLQGVAMVDGSAAMGSGEFEKTTYTGLFSSRTMTYYWNTYEDPAIQSVALADHAADGTELVVV
- a CDS encoding M23 family metallopeptidase, with protein sequence MMNTPDTPLEVSLPFTGKWKVQNSPLRRVPSHGTHLLATTYAIDFVGVDDAGRSAPAVSWRTAFGTEPPELFFAFGRPILAPVSGQVVTVHDGEADHEARRSQLALIPYLLGQQARLRQGAGAIAGNYVLVETSDGGPVVGVMHLRSGSIRVGTGEQVREGQQLGDCGNSGNSTQPHVHVQAMDGADPWTARGLPLVFRSFGEKPARGRTFIPRENMLPQEASTVEAP
- a CDS encoding substrate-binding domain-containing protein codes for the protein MRSTKPRMKVPGALSALLIASLALASCSTATAENEPADTQSASAATSGNTDALAAAYEGTVGTPPTESVPVPEGLTAWIVSCGQSQVTCSTPAQAAADAAEAIGWQSNICDGQLNPNGWASCIRQGVGANADVILVMGQDCSSFQGPLEEARAAGITTVGVGANDCDIDGGEPLYSGITQKLDGLDNEQWWNMVGQLQADWLIGQTDGDLKLLEVTFADARFGPWISDGLNAELADCDTCEVVGTLQLSNQDAATGTMAQKLSTALLQAPDANAVSVPLDGWFLAGLSQAIVSSQRSDKLAVIGTFGQRSNLDLIAAGEGQDASVTFSLEWDGWSGVDTALRLLADQEIAASGVGLQVVDAETNMPADGTSFTYNPEIDFKQAYLEAWGK